One Bos taurus isolate L1 Dominette 01449 registration number 42190680 breed Hereford chromosome 3, ARS-UCD2.0, whole genome shotgun sequence DNA window includes the following coding sequences:
- the ZNF687 gene encoding zinc finger protein 687 isoform X1, with amino-acid sequence MSRPKMVSVSGGGGGGTGPGRSGACTPPGRGSASGPGRDSGSSSGPRRAFRFLSGLERASGVRGGRLRCAGREGRRSELGRTPAGELRVRQRLSPPNSLSTPPLLPFLGREVRRGSSLRAWPGGGPSFPSHAGLGPIAMGDMKTPDFDDLLAAFDIPDIDANEAIHSGPEENEGPGGSGKPEPSVGGESGEATAAPAGDGPGGPTQASDHSLPPPDVSAVSVIVKNTVCPEQSESLAGSSGGEGARAGGVTKEGPLGPRLMQNGFGGPEPSLPGTPRSPAPPSGGTWKEKSLEGKAPLDLFAHFGPEPGEHPDPLPPSAPSPPREGALTPPAFPSPFELTRENGPALLPPSSPPLLGTLKQESCSPLHPQSLAQPGSGTSPEATGVPASASPSQVAGVSFFKKSPGHQSPLASPKGPSCQPLKEEEDEGPVDKSSPGSPQSPSSGAEAADEDSNDSPASSSSRPLKVRIKTIKTSCGNITRTVTRVPSDPDPPAPLAEGGFLAEANLLKLSPATPTPEGPKVVSVQLGDGTRLKGTVLPVATIQNASTAMLMAASVARKAVVLPGGTATSPKTMPKNVLGLVPQALPKAEGRTGLGTGGQKVNGASVVMVQPSKPATGPGAAGGTVISRTQSSLVEAFNKILNSKNLLPAYRPNLSPPAEAGLALPPTGYRCLECGDAFSLEKSLARHYDRRSMRIEVTCNHCARRLVFFNKCSLLLHAREHKDKGLVMQCSHLVMRPVALDQMVGQPDITPLLAVPPALGPPALPALGKGEGAVTTSAITAVAAEAPVLPLSTEPPATPATSTYTCFRCLECKEQCRDKAGMAAHFQQLGPPAPGATSNVCPTCPMMLPNRCSFSAHQRMHKNRPPHVCPECGGNFLQANFQTHLREACLHFSRRVGYRCPSCAVVFGGVNSIKSHIQTSHCEVFHKCPICPMAFKSAPSAHAHLYTQHPSFHTQQAKMIYKCAMCDTVFTHKPLLSSHFDQHLLPQRVSVFKCPSCPLLFAQKRTMLEHLKNTHQSGRPGEETAGKGAGGALLTPKTEPEELAVSRAGTAAPTEESSSTSEEEEPPSSPEPPRPTKRPRRELGSKGMKGGGGGPGGWTCGLCHSWFPERDEYVGHMKKEHGKSVKKFPCRLCERSFCSAPSLRRHVRVNHEGIKRVYPCRYCTEGKRTFSSRLILEKHVQVRHGLPLGAQSPGRGSALARGPGARAQGPGRKRRQSSDSCSEEPDSTTPPAKSPRGAPGSGGHGPLRYRGGGSAEQSLMVGLRVDGGAQQCLDCGLCFASPGSLSRHRFISHKKKRGVGSASALGLGDGEEEAPPPSRSDPDGGESPLPASGGPLTCKVCGKSCDSPLNLKTHFRTHGMAFIRARQGGSGDN; translated from the exons ATGTCGCGACCTAAAATGGTGTCCGTgtccgggggtgggggcgggggaactGGGCCAGGCCGGAGCGGAGCCTGCACCCCGCCTGGGCGCGGGTCAGCGTCCGGGCCCGGACGGGACTCAGGCTCGAGCTCCGGGCCGCGACGCGCCTTCCGATTCCTCTCCGGTCTCGAGAGAGCCTCGGGAGTCCGCGGGGGGAGGCTGCGCTgcgcagggagggagggaaggaggtcgGAGTTGGGACGGACCCCGGCTGGAGAGCTGCGAGTCAGGCAGAGACTGTCCCCTCCCAACTCTCTTTCCACGCCTCCCCTACTCCCGTTCCTGGGCCGGGAGGTGCGGCGCGGCAGCTCCCTCAGGGCCTGGCCTGGCGGAGGCCCGTCCTTCCCTTCGCACGCGG GTCTGGGACCGATTGCCATGGGGGACATGAAGACCCCTGATTTTGATGACCTCCTTGCTGCCTTTGACATCCCTGACATTGATGCAAATGAAGCCATCCACTCTGGGCCAGAAGAAAATGAGGGGCCAGGAGGCTCCGGAAAGCCTGAACCCAGTGTAGGAGGTGAATCTGGAGAAGCAACAGCAGCTCCTGCCGGGGACGGCCCTGGGGGGCCCACCCAAGCCTCTGACCATAGCCTGCCACCGCCGGACGTCTCAGCAGTCAGCGTCATCGTCAAGAACACTGTGTGTCCTGAGCAGTCAGAGTCCCTGGCTGGGAGTTCAGGAGGGGAAGGGGCCCGGGCAGGGGGAGTGACGAAGGAAGGCCCTCTGGGACCTCGTCTGATGCAGAATGGTTTTGGGGGCCCTGAGCCATCCCTTCCAGGAACCCCACGCTCTCCAGCTCCTCCCAGTGGGGGTACCTGGAAAGAAAAATCCCTGGAAGGCAAAGCTCCGCTGGATCTGTTTGCTCATTTTGGGCCTGAGCCAGGGGAGCACCCTgatccccttcctccctctgcgCCCTCCCCACCTCGGGAAGGGGCCCTGACCCCACCTGCTTTCCCCTCTCCCTTTGAGCTGACCCGGGAGAAtggcccagccctgctgcccCCCTCTTCTCCCCCACTGCTGGGGACCTTGAAGCAGGAAAGCTGCAGCCCTCTTCATCCCCAGAGCCTCGCCCAGCCAGGCTCAGGCACTAGCCCTGAGGCCACAGGAGTTCCTGCCAGTGCCtccccttcccaggtggcaggcGTGTCCTTCTTCAAGAAGTCTCCGGGGCACCAGAGCCCTCTTGCCTCCCCTAAAGGGCCCAGCTGTCAGCCTctgaaggaagaggaggatgagGGACCGGTAGACAAGTCTTCCCCGGGAAGTCCCCAGAGTCCCTCCAGTGGAGCTGAGGCTGCGGACGAGGACAGCAATGACTCCCCTGCCTCCAGCTCCTCTCGGCCTCTCAAGGTGCGGATCAAGACCATTAAAACATCCTGCGGAAATATCACAAGGACTGTAACCCGGGTCCCCTCAGACCCTGATCCCCCTGCCCCCTTGGCTGAGGGGGGCTTCCTGGCGGAGGCTAACCTCCTGAAGTTGTCCCCGGCAACCCCAACCCCCGAGGGTCCAAAGGTGGTGAGTGTCCAACTGGGTGATGGCACGAGGCTCAAGGGTACCGTGCTGCCTGTGGCCACCATTCAGAATGCAAGTACTGCCATGTTGATGGCGGCCAGCGTGGCCCGCAAAGCGGTGGTTCTGCCTGGGGGCACTGCCACCAGCCCTAAGACGATGCCTAAGAATGTGCTGGGTCTGGTGCCCCAAGCCCTGCCCAAGGCTGAGGGGAGgacagggctggggacagggggGCAGAAGGTGAATGGCGCCTCGGTGGTAATGGTGCAGCCTTCTAAGCCGGCCACTGGGCCGGGGGCAGCAGGTGGCACGGTGATCTCACGGACCCAGTCCAGCCTGGTGGAGGCCTTCAACAAGATCCTCAACAGCAAGAACCTGCTGCCTGCCTACCGGCCAAACCTGAGTCCGCCGGCTGAGGCCGGGCTGGCCCTGCCACCCACGGGCTACCGCTGCCTCGAGTGTGGGGATGCCTTCTCATtggagaagagcctggcgagACACTATGACCGCCGGAGCATGCGCATTGAGGTCACCTGCAATCACTGCGCCCGCCGCCTGGTCTTCTTCAACAAGTGCAGCCTGCTTCTGCATGCCCGCGAGCACAAGGACAAGGGGCTCGTCATGCAGTGCTCACACCTGGTCATGAGGCCGGTGGCCCTGGACCAGATGGTGGGGCAGCCGGACATCACGCCCCTGCTGGCTGTCCCACCTGCCCTTGGACCTCCAGCCTTGCCTGCCTTGGGCAAGGGTGAAGGGGCCGTCACCACGTCCGCCATTACTGCAGTTGCCGCAGAGGCCCCCGTGCTGCCGCTCTCAACGGAGCCACCCGCCACCCCTGCCACCTCTACTTACACGTGCTTCCGCTGCCTGGAGTGCAAGGAGCAGTGCCGCGACAAGGCCGGCATGGCTGCCCACTTCCAGCAGCTCGGGCCCCCCGCCCCTGGGGCCACCAGCAAT GTGTGCCCAACCTGCCCCATGATGCTCCCCAACCGCTGCAGCTTCAGCGCCCACCAGCGCATGCATAAGAACCGACCTCCCCACGTCTGTCCTGAGTGTGGGGGCAACTTTCTGCAAGCCAATTTTCAGACCCATCTCCGGGAGGCCTGCCTACATTTCTCTCGCCGCGTAGGATACAG GTGCCCCAGCTGTGCAGTGGTGTTTGGGGGTGTGAACTCCATCAAGTCCCACATCCAGACGTCACACTGCGAGGTTTTCCACAAGTGCCCCATCTGCCCCATGGCCTTCAAGTCTGCACCCAGTGCCCACGCCCACCTCTACACCCAGCATCCCAGCTTCCACACGCAGCAGGCCAA GATGATCTACAAGTGCGCCATGTGTGACACGGTCTTCACTCATAAACCCCTCCTCTCCTCACACTTCGACCAGCACTTGCTGCCCCAGCGTGTCAGTGTCTTTAAGTgcccatcttgtcctctgctttTTGCCCAAAAAAGGACCATGCTGGAACATCTCAAG AACACCCATCAGTCTGGGCGCCCGGGGGAGGAGACCGCTGGGAAAGGAGCTGGGGGTGCCCTTCTGACCCCCAAGACAGAGCCCGAGGAGCTGGCTGTGTCTCGGGCAGGAACCGCTGCCCCTACTGAGGAATCTTCTTCAACCTCAGAAGAGGAGGAGCCGCCCAGCTCCCCTGAGCCCCCTCGCCCAACCAAACGGCCCCGGCGAGAACTGGGGAGCAAAGGCATgaagggcgggggcgggggccctGGCGGCTGGACCTGTGGCCTGTGTCACTCCTGGTTTCCTGAGCGTGACGAATATGTGGGTCACATGAAGAAGGAGCATGGCAAG TCAGTGAAAAAGTTTCCCTGCCGCCTGTGTGAGCGCTCCTTCTGCTCGGCCCCCAGCCTGAGGCGCCATGTCAGGGTCAACCACGAGGGTATCAAGCGAGTTTACCCTTGCAG GTATTGCACAGAGGGAAAGCGCACCTTCAGCAGCCGCCTGATCCTGGAGAAACACGTCCAGGTCCGGCACGGCTTGCCGCTTGGGGCCCAGTCCCCTGGCCGGGGGAGCGCCCTGGCTCGGGGCCCTGGTGCCAGAGCCCAG gggccggGACGGAAGCGCCGCCAGTCCTCAGACTCTTGCAGTGAGGAGCCTGACAGCACGACACCTCCAGCCAAGTCCCCCAGGGGTGCACCCGGGTCGGGCGGCCATGGCCCCCTGCGCTACCGGGGCGGCGGCTCAGCAGAACAGAGCCTCATGGTGGGCTTGAGGGTGGACGGTGGTGCCCAGCAGTGCCTCGACTGTGGCTTGTGCTTTGCCTCGCCTGGCTCCCTGAGCCGTCACCGTTTCATCAGCCACAAGAAGAAACGGGGTGTGGGGAGTGCCAGTGCCCTAGgcctgggggatggggaggaagaggcTCCCCCTCCTTCCAGGTCTGACCCAGATGGTGGAGAGTCACCCTTGCCTGCCTCAGGAGGCCCGCTGACCTGTAAGGTCTGTGGCAAGAGCTGCGACAGCCCTCTCAACCTCAAGACCCATTTCCGCACACACGGCATGGCGTTCATCAGGGCTCGGCAAGGGGGCAGTGGGGACAACTAG
- the ZNF687 gene encoding zinc finger protein 687 isoform X2 translates to MGDMKTPDFDDLLAAFDIPDIDANEAIHSGPEENEGPGGSGKPEPSVGGESGEATAAPAGDGPGGPTQASDHSLPPPDVSAVSVIVKNTVCPEQSESLAGSSGGEGARAGGVTKEGPLGPRLMQNGFGGPEPSLPGTPRSPAPPSGGTWKEKSLEGKAPLDLFAHFGPEPGEHPDPLPPSAPSPPREGALTPPAFPSPFELTRENGPALLPPSSPPLLGTLKQESCSPLHPQSLAQPGSGTSPEATGVPASASPSQVAGVSFFKKSPGHQSPLASPKGPSCQPLKEEEDEGPVDKSSPGSPQSPSSGAEAADEDSNDSPASSSSRPLKVRIKTIKTSCGNITRTVTRVPSDPDPPAPLAEGGFLAEANLLKLSPATPTPEGPKVVSVQLGDGTRLKGTVLPVATIQNASTAMLMAASVARKAVVLPGGTATSPKTMPKNVLGLVPQALPKAEGRTGLGTGGQKVNGASVVMVQPSKPATGPGAAGGTVISRTQSSLVEAFNKILNSKNLLPAYRPNLSPPAEAGLALPPTGYRCLECGDAFSLEKSLARHYDRRSMRIEVTCNHCARRLVFFNKCSLLLHAREHKDKGLVMQCSHLVMRPVALDQMVGQPDITPLLAVPPALGPPALPALGKGEGAVTTSAITAVAAEAPVLPLSTEPPATPATSTYTCFRCLECKEQCRDKAGMAAHFQQLGPPAPGATSNVCPTCPMMLPNRCSFSAHQRMHKNRPPHVCPECGGNFLQANFQTHLREACLHFSRRVGYRCPSCAVVFGGVNSIKSHIQTSHCEVFHKCPICPMAFKSAPSAHAHLYTQHPSFHTQQAKMIYKCAMCDTVFTHKPLLSSHFDQHLLPQRVSVFKCPSCPLLFAQKRTMLEHLKNTHQSGRPGEETAGKGAGGALLTPKTEPEELAVSRAGTAAPTEESSSTSEEEEPPSSPEPPRPTKRPRRELGSKGMKGGGGGPGGWTCGLCHSWFPERDEYVGHMKKEHGKSVKKFPCRLCERSFCSAPSLRRHVRVNHEGIKRVYPCRYCTEGKRTFSSRLILEKHVQVRHGLPLGAQSPGRGSALARGPGARAQGPGRKRRQSSDSCSEEPDSTTPPAKSPRGAPGSGGHGPLRYRGGGSAEQSLMVGLRVDGGAQQCLDCGLCFASPGSLSRHRFISHKKKRGVGSASALGLGDGEEEAPPPSRSDPDGGESPLPASGGPLTCKVCGKSCDSPLNLKTHFRTHGMAFIRARQGGSGDN, encoded by the exons ATGGGGGACATGAAGACCCCTGATTTTGATGACCTCCTTGCTGCCTTTGACATCCCTGACATTGATGCAAATGAAGCCATCCACTCTGGGCCAGAAGAAAATGAGGGGCCAGGAGGCTCCGGAAAGCCTGAACCCAGTGTAGGAGGTGAATCTGGAGAAGCAACAGCAGCTCCTGCCGGGGACGGCCCTGGGGGGCCCACCCAAGCCTCTGACCATAGCCTGCCACCGCCGGACGTCTCAGCAGTCAGCGTCATCGTCAAGAACACTGTGTGTCCTGAGCAGTCAGAGTCCCTGGCTGGGAGTTCAGGAGGGGAAGGGGCCCGGGCAGGGGGAGTGACGAAGGAAGGCCCTCTGGGACCTCGTCTGATGCAGAATGGTTTTGGGGGCCCTGAGCCATCCCTTCCAGGAACCCCACGCTCTCCAGCTCCTCCCAGTGGGGGTACCTGGAAAGAAAAATCCCTGGAAGGCAAAGCTCCGCTGGATCTGTTTGCTCATTTTGGGCCTGAGCCAGGGGAGCACCCTgatccccttcctccctctgcgCCCTCCCCACCTCGGGAAGGGGCCCTGACCCCACCTGCTTTCCCCTCTCCCTTTGAGCTGACCCGGGAGAAtggcccagccctgctgcccCCCTCTTCTCCCCCACTGCTGGGGACCTTGAAGCAGGAAAGCTGCAGCCCTCTTCATCCCCAGAGCCTCGCCCAGCCAGGCTCAGGCACTAGCCCTGAGGCCACAGGAGTTCCTGCCAGTGCCtccccttcccaggtggcaggcGTGTCCTTCTTCAAGAAGTCTCCGGGGCACCAGAGCCCTCTTGCCTCCCCTAAAGGGCCCAGCTGTCAGCCTctgaaggaagaggaggatgagGGACCGGTAGACAAGTCTTCCCCGGGAAGTCCCCAGAGTCCCTCCAGTGGAGCTGAGGCTGCGGACGAGGACAGCAATGACTCCCCTGCCTCCAGCTCCTCTCGGCCTCTCAAGGTGCGGATCAAGACCATTAAAACATCCTGCGGAAATATCACAAGGACTGTAACCCGGGTCCCCTCAGACCCTGATCCCCCTGCCCCCTTGGCTGAGGGGGGCTTCCTGGCGGAGGCTAACCTCCTGAAGTTGTCCCCGGCAACCCCAACCCCCGAGGGTCCAAAGGTGGTGAGTGTCCAACTGGGTGATGGCACGAGGCTCAAGGGTACCGTGCTGCCTGTGGCCACCATTCAGAATGCAAGTACTGCCATGTTGATGGCGGCCAGCGTGGCCCGCAAAGCGGTGGTTCTGCCTGGGGGCACTGCCACCAGCCCTAAGACGATGCCTAAGAATGTGCTGGGTCTGGTGCCCCAAGCCCTGCCCAAGGCTGAGGGGAGgacagggctggggacagggggGCAGAAGGTGAATGGCGCCTCGGTGGTAATGGTGCAGCCTTCTAAGCCGGCCACTGGGCCGGGGGCAGCAGGTGGCACGGTGATCTCACGGACCCAGTCCAGCCTGGTGGAGGCCTTCAACAAGATCCTCAACAGCAAGAACCTGCTGCCTGCCTACCGGCCAAACCTGAGTCCGCCGGCTGAGGCCGGGCTGGCCCTGCCACCCACGGGCTACCGCTGCCTCGAGTGTGGGGATGCCTTCTCATtggagaagagcctggcgagACACTATGACCGCCGGAGCATGCGCATTGAGGTCACCTGCAATCACTGCGCCCGCCGCCTGGTCTTCTTCAACAAGTGCAGCCTGCTTCTGCATGCCCGCGAGCACAAGGACAAGGGGCTCGTCATGCAGTGCTCACACCTGGTCATGAGGCCGGTGGCCCTGGACCAGATGGTGGGGCAGCCGGACATCACGCCCCTGCTGGCTGTCCCACCTGCCCTTGGACCTCCAGCCTTGCCTGCCTTGGGCAAGGGTGAAGGGGCCGTCACCACGTCCGCCATTACTGCAGTTGCCGCAGAGGCCCCCGTGCTGCCGCTCTCAACGGAGCCACCCGCCACCCCTGCCACCTCTACTTACACGTGCTTCCGCTGCCTGGAGTGCAAGGAGCAGTGCCGCGACAAGGCCGGCATGGCTGCCCACTTCCAGCAGCTCGGGCCCCCCGCCCCTGGGGCCACCAGCAAT GTGTGCCCAACCTGCCCCATGATGCTCCCCAACCGCTGCAGCTTCAGCGCCCACCAGCGCATGCATAAGAACCGACCTCCCCACGTCTGTCCTGAGTGTGGGGGCAACTTTCTGCAAGCCAATTTTCAGACCCATCTCCGGGAGGCCTGCCTACATTTCTCTCGCCGCGTAGGATACAG GTGCCCCAGCTGTGCAGTGGTGTTTGGGGGTGTGAACTCCATCAAGTCCCACATCCAGACGTCACACTGCGAGGTTTTCCACAAGTGCCCCATCTGCCCCATGGCCTTCAAGTCTGCACCCAGTGCCCACGCCCACCTCTACACCCAGCATCCCAGCTTCCACACGCAGCAGGCCAA GATGATCTACAAGTGCGCCATGTGTGACACGGTCTTCACTCATAAACCCCTCCTCTCCTCACACTTCGACCAGCACTTGCTGCCCCAGCGTGTCAGTGTCTTTAAGTgcccatcttgtcctctgctttTTGCCCAAAAAAGGACCATGCTGGAACATCTCAAG AACACCCATCAGTCTGGGCGCCCGGGGGAGGAGACCGCTGGGAAAGGAGCTGGGGGTGCCCTTCTGACCCCCAAGACAGAGCCCGAGGAGCTGGCTGTGTCTCGGGCAGGAACCGCTGCCCCTACTGAGGAATCTTCTTCAACCTCAGAAGAGGAGGAGCCGCCCAGCTCCCCTGAGCCCCCTCGCCCAACCAAACGGCCCCGGCGAGAACTGGGGAGCAAAGGCATgaagggcgggggcgggggccctGGCGGCTGGACCTGTGGCCTGTGTCACTCCTGGTTTCCTGAGCGTGACGAATATGTGGGTCACATGAAGAAGGAGCATGGCAAG TCAGTGAAAAAGTTTCCCTGCCGCCTGTGTGAGCGCTCCTTCTGCTCGGCCCCCAGCCTGAGGCGCCATGTCAGGGTCAACCACGAGGGTATCAAGCGAGTTTACCCTTGCAG GTATTGCACAGAGGGAAAGCGCACCTTCAGCAGCCGCCTGATCCTGGAGAAACACGTCCAGGTCCGGCACGGCTTGCCGCTTGGGGCCCAGTCCCCTGGCCGGGGGAGCGCCCTGGCTCGGGGCCCTGGTGCCAGAGCCCAG gggccggGACGGAAGCGCCGCCAGTCCTCAGACTCTTGCAGTGAGGAGCCTGACAGCACGACACCTCCAGCCAAGTCCCCCAGGGGTGCACCCGGGTCGGGCGGCCATGGCCCCCTGCGCTACCGGGGCGGCGGCTCAGCAGAACAGAGCCTCATGGTGGGCTTGAGGGTGGACGGTGGTGCCCAGCAGTGCCTCGACTGTGGCTTGTGCTTTGCCTCGCCTGGCTCCCTGAGCCGTCACCGTTTCATCAGCCACAAGAAGAAACGGGGTGTGGGGAGTGCCAGTGCCCTAGgcctgggggatggggaggaagaggcTCCCCCTCCTTCCAGGTCTGACCCAGATGGTGGAGAGTCACCCTTGCCTGCCTCAGGAGGCCCGCTGACCTGTAAGGTCTGTGGCAAGAGCTGCGACAGCCCTCTCAACCTCAAGACCCATTTCCGCACACACGGCATGGCGTTCATCAGGGCTCGGCAAGGGGGCAGTGGGGACAACTAG